A window of the Rhizobium brockwellii genome harbors these coding sequences:
- a CDS encoding carbon-nitrogen hydrolase family protein: MKSIRIAAAQTPEFRENVRAALDYAVKVTALAEADGAALLVFPEGFLQGYLVDEPSARRVALDFTSAEFAAVLDRLPKSGPVLVMGLIEVDDGRLFNTAVVIERGVLVGRYRKAHLLRGERAFEAGKESPLFAVGDLRFGINICYDTNFPEAAGTIAAAGASLILCLSNNMMPKDKAEIFKERHNAVRGERCRETGLWLISSDVTGERDGRIAWGPTAVLNPEGQVVAQLPLEEPGLLVFDFPCIESLSFSD; the protein is encoded by the coding sequence GTGAAGAGCATTCGGATAGCCGCCGCGCAGACGCCTGAATTTCGGGAGAATGTCCGGGCAGCGTTGGATTATGCCGTTAAGGTCACAGCGCTTGCTGAGGCTGATGGTGCGGCCTTGCTTGTCTTTCCCGAAGGTTTTTTGCAGGGCTACTTGGTCGATGAACCATCGGCGCGCCGCGTTGCTCTCGATTTCACATCCGCCGAGTTCGCCGCGGTCCTGGACCGGCTGCCGAAGTCGGGACCGGTGCTGGTCATGGGGCTCATTGAGGTCGATGACGGGCGATTGTTCAACACCGCTGTTGTCATCGAGCGCGGCGTTCTCGTTGGCCGCTATCGGAAAGCCCACCTGCTGCGCGGCGAACGGGCTTTCGAGGCGGGAAAGGAAAGCCCGCTCTTTGCGGTCGGAGACCTGCGCTTCGGGATAAACATCTGCTACGACACGAACTTTCCTGAAGCAGCCGGAACGATCGCCGCGGCCGGCGCATCCCTGATCCTATGCCTCTCCAACAACATGATGCCAAAGGACAAGGCGGAAATATTCAAGGAGCGGCACAACGCGGTTCGCGGCGAAAGATGCCGCGAAACCGGCCTGTGGCTGATCTCGTCCGACGTGACAGGCGAGCGCGACGGGCGCATCGCCTGGGGGCCGACGGCGGTGCTGAACCCGGAAGGGCAGGTCGTGGCGCAGCTGCCGCTGGAGGAACCCGGCTTGCTGGTCTTCGACTTTCCTTGCATAGAATCTTTGAGCTTTAGCGATTGA
- the gndA gene encoding NADP-dependent phosphogluconate dehydrogenase, whose translation MTHRRFVVEKAEIGLIGLAVMGSNLALNIAEKGNKIAVFNRTPEKTGEFYESSGDLKKQIVPCKTIEEFVDAIRPPRPIIIMIKAGEPVDQQMELLRPHLSKGDIMIDAGNANFRDTVARFDRLKNTDLTFIGMGVSGGEEGARHGPSIMVGGTEESWKRVEKVLTSIAARYNDEPCVAWLGNDGAGHFVKTIHNGIEYADMQMIAEIYGILRDGLGKSASEISGIFGEWNKGRLNSYLIEISEKVLAATDPVSGGPMVDMILDKAGQKGTGKWSAIEAQNMGIPATAIEAAVAARSLSSMKSQREAAEKIFGTQAVSFPIAYGPELNKDLELALFAAKIGAYAQGFAVMAEASREFNWSLPMPTIARIWRAGCIIRSQFLDEITSAFTKAPDAANLIVTPAFSDMVKESIPALRRVVGAAIAAGLPVPALTSALTYFDAYRQGRGTANLIQAQRDFFGAHGFDRLDGKDFHHGPWGSGASTF comes from the coding sequence ATGACACATCGGAGGTTTGTCGTGGAAAAGGCAGAAATCGGACTGATCGGCCTTGCGGTCATGGGCTCCAACCTGGCGCTCAACATCGCGGAGAAAGGCAATAAAATCGCGGTGTTCAACCGCACGCCGGAGAAAACCGGCGAATTCTACGAAAGCTCCGGCGATCTGAAGAAGCAGATTGTTCCCTGCAAGACGATCGAAGAGTTCGTCGATGCGATCCGGCCGCCGCGTCCGATCATCATCATGATCAAGGCGGGCGAGCCCGTCGACCAGCAGATGGAGCTGCTGCGCCCGCATCTCTCCAAGGGCGACATCATGATCGATGCCGGCAACGCCAATTTCCGCGACACCGTCGCCCGCTTCGACCGGCTGAAGAATACCGATCTGACCTTTATCGGCATGGGTGTTTCCGGCGGCGAAGAAGGTGCGCGCCATGGCCCATCGATCATGGTCGGCGGCACCGAAGAGTCCTGGAAGCGCGTCGAGAAGGTGCTGACATCGATTGCCGCTCGCTACAATGACGAGCCCTGCGTCGCCTGGCTCGGCAATGACGGTGCCGGCCATTTCGTCAAGACCATCCATAACGGCATCGAATATGCCGACATGCAGATGATCGCCGAAATCTACGGCATCCTGCGCGACGGCCTCGGCAAGAGCGCCTCCGAAATCTCCGGCATCTTCGGCGAATGGAACAAGGGCCGGCTGAACTCCTACCTGATCGAAATCTCCGAGAAGGTGCTTGCGGCCACCGATCCGGTCTCCGGCGGGCCGATGGTCGACATGATCCTCGACAAGGCAGGCCAGAAAGGCACCGGCAAGTGGTCGGCGATCGAGGCGCAGAACATGGGCATTCCGGCAACGGCGATCGAGGCCGCGGTCGCCGCCCGCAGCCTCTCTTCGATGAAGTCGCAGCGCGAAGCCGCCGAAAAGATCTTCGGCACGCAGGCCGTGTCCTTCCCGATCGCTTACGGCCCCGAGCTCAACAAGGATCTCGAACTGGCACTGTTTGCCGCCAAGATCGGCGCCTATGCGCAGGGTTTCGCGGTGATGGCGGAAGCATCGCGCGAGTTCAACTGGTCGCTGCCGATGCCGACGATTGCCAGGATCTGGCGTGCCGGCTGCATCATCCGTTCGCAGTTCCTCGACGAGATCACCTCGGCCTTCACCAAGGCACCTGATGCTGCGAACCTGATCGTCACGCCGGCTTTCTCCGACATGGTCAAGGAATCGATCCCGGCGCTGCGCCGCGTCGTCGGTGCCGCGATTGCCGCCGGCCTGCCGGTTCCGGCGCTGACCTCGGCGCTGACCTATTTCGACGCCTATCGCCAGGGCAGGGGAACGGCAAACCTCATCCAGGCACAGCGCGACTTCTTCGGCGCCCACGGCTTCGATCGCCTGGACGGCAAGGATTTCCATCACGGCCCCTGGGGCAGCGGTGCCTCGACCTTCTGA
- a CDS encoding helix-turn-helix domain-containing protein: MASGRRKDTALLAARAGRYRESMPPPALRRHFSRLWSHALHDGPPAMVAIVPDGYCDLLWIDGRLVVAGPDRTAAFPVIRPGATVIGARFAPGAAAPWLKTPLSALVGCSVPLADIGRKDTAEFEARLADCPAPSAATALFSRLLEETARDDEEPARDAAMIFAAADNARPVSGLLDRLGMSERQLRRRCHHHFGYGAKTLERIRRFQRFLDLCRRSGAMPLARLALESGFADQPHMTREVGELSTLTPAVILGQLSIRQRAD, encoded by the coding sequence TTGGCATCGGGAAGACGAAAAGATACGGCTCTCCTGGCGGCCCGCGCCGGCCGCTACCGCGAGTCTATGCCGCCGCCGGCGCTGCGACGCCATTTCAGCCGCCTCTGGTCGCATGCGCTGCATGACGGACCGCCGGCAATGGTGGCGATTGTACCGGACGGCTATTGCGACCTGCTCTGGATCGACGGCCGGCTGGTCGTCGCCGGCCCTGACCGGACAGCGGCCTTTCCCGTCATCCGGCCGGGCGCGACTGTCATCGGCGCACGTTTTGCGCCCGGCGCCGCAGCACCCTGGCTGAAGACGCCGCTCTCGGCACTGGTCGGCTGCTCGGTGCCCCTTGCTGACATCGGCCGGAAGGACACCGCCGAATTCGAAGCGCGGCTTGCGGATTGTCCTGCCCCCTCGGCCGCCACGGCGCTGTTTAGCCGCCTGCTCGAAGAGACCGCGCGCGATGACGAGGAGCCCGCCCGCGACGCCGCCATGATCTTCGCCGCCGCCGACAATGCTCGCCCGGTGTCCGGCCTGCTCGACCGCCTCGGCATGAGTGAAAGGCAGCTGCGCCGCCGCTGCCACCACCATTTCGGCTACGGCGCAAAGACGCTGGAACGGATTCGCCGGTTCCAGCGTTTCCTCGACCTCTGCCGCAGGTCGGGCGCGATGCCGCTCGCCCGCCTTGCGCTCGAATCGGGCTTTGCCGACCAGCCCCACATGACACGCGAGGTCGGCGAACTCTCGACGCTGACACCTGCGGTCATTCTCGGCCAGCTCAGCATACGGCAAAGAGCCGATTGA
- a CDS encoding polyketide cyclase, with protein MSTMPAKILHLSIERDWRDVYDFAGKPENMPLWASGLATGLEPHGADWIAHGALGSVKVSFVPANEFGVIDHTVTIESGLRVYNALRIVPNGDGCEVMFTLLRLPGMTDTQFSADAAHVEKDLAMLKALMER; from the coding sequence ATGTCGACAATGCCCGCGAAAATCCTACACCTGTCGATAGAGCGCGACTGGCGCGACGTCTATGACTTCGCCGGCAAGCCGGAGAACATGCCGCTCTGGGCCTCCGGCCTTGCGACCGGCTTAGAGCCTCACGGCGCCGACTGGATCGCCCACGGCGCTCTCGGCAGCGTCAAGGTGAGCTTCGTTCCTGCCAATGAATTCGGCGTGATCGACCATACGGTGACGATCGAATCCGGCCTAAGGGTTTATAATGCCCTGCGCATCGTGCCGAACGGCGATGGCTGCGAGGTCATGTTCACGCTGCTGCGCCTACCCGGCATGACCGACACACAGTTTTCCGCCGATGCCGCCCATGTCGAGAAGGATCTCGCCATGCTGAAAGCCCTGATGGAGAGATAG
- a CDS encoding VOC family protein, whose product MAEKTENHDRRIDYVEFNVADIAAAKAFYGSAFGWRFTDYGPNYCEFDDGRLKGGFSDFGPVRPGGGPLVVVYASDLEEVLTSVERAGGTICRPITDFPGGRRFHFLDRDGYELAVWAAA is encoded by the coding sequence ATGGCCGAGAAGACAGAAAACCACGACCGCCGCATCGACTATGTCGAATTCAACGTTGCTGACATCGCCGCCGCCAAAGCCTTTTACGGCTCGGCCTTCGGCTGGCGCTTCACCGATTACGGCCCCAATTATTGCGAATTCGACGATGGCCGGCTGAAGGGCGGCTTTTCCGATTTCGGACCGGTGCGGCCGGGCGGCGGCCCGCTCGTCGTCGTCTATGCCAGTGATCTGGAAGAAGTGCTGACCTCAGTCGAAAGAGCCGGCGGCACGATCTGCCGGCCGATCACCGATTTTCCCGGCGGCCGTCGCTTCCACTTCCTCGACCGCGATGGTTACGAGCTCGCCGTCTGGGCGGCTGCTTAG
- a CDS encoding PAS domain-containing protein: protein MLELFRAFSLRCVQIEEAIRLGDDQRVTALDRHVEPLVEAILAYRAVNLLEVYMQLQFVSHLISQDADDSASVTEHTSVLSYLLDRYFGAHGPDWRVPSPQDVRIEAPPAYVPDTDNGQFLNAVILESLPDRVAVLTRDYRYLYSNPANSAHLNRKPMELIGRHLSEFIGEERFAECAKHKLDACFAGEQIDYSYERSTGSGESRQVRCRMSPLRDAGGAVIGALLVMEDLDRLSQAA from the coding sequence TTGCTGGAGCTTTTTCGAGCTTTTTCCTTGCGTTGCGTGCAAATCGAGGAAGCCATACGCCTGGGCGACGATCAGCGCGTCACGGCGCTCGACCGCCATGTCGAACCGCTGGTCGAGGCAATCCTCGCCTACCGGGCCGTCAATCTGCTCGAAGTCTACATGCAGCTGCAGTTTGTGAGCCATCTGATCAGCCAGGATGCCGACGACAGCGCCAGCGTCACGGAGCACACGTCGGTGCTTTCCTACCTGCTCGACCGCTATTTCGGGGCACATGGGCCGGACTGGCGCGTGCCTTCGCCGCAGGATGTGCGCATCGAGGCGCCGCCGGCCTATGTGCCTGATACCGACAATGGCCAGTTCCTCAACGCGGTAATCCTGGAAAGCCTGCCGGATCGCGTGGCGGTGCTGACAAGGGACTATCGCTACCTCTATTCCAATCCAGCCAACAGCGCCCATCTCAACAGGAAGCCGATGGAGCTCATCGGCCGTCACCTTTCCGAATTCATCGGCGAGGAGCGGTTTGCCGAATGCGCCAAGCATAAGCTCGACGCCTGTTTTGCCGGCGAACAGATCGACTATTCCTATGAGCGCTCGACCGGCAGCGGCGAATCGCGGCAAGTGCGCTGTCGCATGTCACCGCTGCGCGATGCGGGCGGTGCGGTGATCGGGGCCCTGCTCGTCATGGAAGATCTCGATCGGCTGTCGCAGGCTGCCTGA
- a CDS encoding lipid A biosynthesis lauroyl acyltransferase, whose amino-acid sequence MKLFITRIVLALRNFQQWLVAQLMFGFMNFLKLFPADGAIRFADRMMRRLGRLTSRHRLMLTNLRNAFPEKSEAEIEEIALASWGNMGRLAAEYVFLDQLFDYDPEKSELGRVEVSGVPIFLDLRDNPRPFIVFTGHTANFELLPVAGAAFGLNVTVLFRPPNNPYVAKKVFDFRSARMGKLVPSHAGSSFALARQLEAGQGVGVLVDQKFRKGLKGTFFGRDVKTNPLLPKLVRQFDCEVYPARCIRLPGNRYRLEIEPRLDMPRDAKGNLDLPAAAQLLNDKVESWVREYPEQWLWYHDRWQIKQTLAP is encoded by the coding sequence GTGAAGCTGTTCATCACCCGGATCGTTCTGGCGCTCAGGAATTTCCAGCAATGGCTGGTGGCTCAGCTGATGTTCGGCTTCATGAATTTCCTGAAGCTGTTTCCGGCCGACGGCGCGATCCGCTTCGCCGACAGGATGATGCGCCGGCTCGGCCGACTGACCAGCCGACACAGACTGATGCTGACCAATCTGCGCAACGCCTTTCCTGAGAAGAGCGAGGCCGAGATCGAGGAGATCGCGCTCGCCAGTTGGGGCAATATGGGCCGGCTTGCGGCGGAATACGTCTTCCTCGACCAGCTGTTCGACTATGATCCCGAAAAGTCGGAGCTGGGCAGGGTGGAGGTGTCGGGCGTCCCGATCTTCCTCGACCTGCGCGACAATCCGCGCCCTTTCATCGTCTTTACCGGCCATACCGCCAATTTCGAGCTGCTGCCGGTGGCGGGCGCCGCCTTCGGGCTCAACGTGACCGTGCTCTTTCGGCCGCCGAATAATCCTTATGTCGCCAAGAAGGTGTTCGACTTCCGGAGCGCCCGCATGGGCAAGCTGGTGCCCTCGCACGCAGGCTCGTCTTTCGCGCTCGCCCGTCAGTTGGAAGCAGGTCAAGGCGTGGGCGTGCTGGTCGACCAGAAATTCCGCAAGGGGCTGAAGGGCACCTTCTTCGGGCGCGACGTCAAGACCAATCCGCTGCTGCCGAAGCTGGTGCGCCAGTTCGACTGCGAAGTCTATCCAGCGCGCTGCATCCGGCTGCCGGGAAATCGATATCGGCTGGAAATCGAGCCGCGGCTGGACATGCCGCGCGATGCCAAGGGCAATCTCGACCTGCCGGCCGCCGCCCAGCTGCTCAACGACAAGGTGGAAAGCTGGGTGCGGGAATATCCGGAACAGTGGCTCTGGTATCACGACCGCTGGCAGATCAAGCAGACGCTCGCGCCTTAG
- a CDS encoding zinc-binding dehydrogenase: MRALQLIDDRKLEITDLPEPDAPGAGEVTLRVKAVALNHIDVWGWRGMAFAKRKMPLVIGAEASGVVESIGPGVANVLPGQLVSIYGARTCGLCRPCREGRDNLCEHVSGVHGFHLDGFAQEKVNLPARLLVPAPPGVDAIGAALAPVTFGTVEHMLFDNAKLEPGETILVHAGGSGIGTAAIQLAKKIGCTVITTVGSDDKIERAKALGADQVINYRTERFEGVVRKLTKKKGVDVVFEHVGKDTWAGSMLCMKRGGRLVTCGSTSGVSTEMNLMMLFQQQLKLFGSFGCRMENMADAMQKMGRGLVHPVIDTEVSFSDIDRALERMESRQIFGKIILKMD, encoded by the coding sequence ATGCGCGCTTTGCAACTGATCGACGACCGCAAGCTTGAGATCACCGATCTGCCGGAACCTGACGCCCCAGGTGCGGGCGAGGTGACGCTGCGCGTCAAGGCGGTGGCGCTCAACCATATCGATGTCTGGGGTTGGCGCGGCATGGCATTCGCCAAGCGCAAGATGCCGCTGGTCATCGGTGCGGAAGCCTCCGGAGTGGTGGAATCGATCGGGCCGGGCGTTGCCAACGTGCTGCCGGGCCAGCTCGTCTCCATCTACGGCGCGCGCACCTGCGGCCTCTGCCGTCCCTGCCGCGAAGGCCGTGACAATCTCTGCGAACATGTCTCGGGCGTGCACGGCTTCCATCTCGACGGCTTTGCGCAGGAGAAGGTCAACCTGCCGGCGCGCCTGCTGGTGCCGGCTCCTCCCGGCGTCGACGCGATCGGTGCGGCGCTTGCTCCGGTCACCTTCGGCACGGTCGAGCACATGCTGTTCGACAATGCCAAGCTTGAGCCGGGCGAGACGATCCTCGTCCATGCCGGCGGCTCCGGCATCGGCACGGCGGCGATCCAGCTTGCCAAGAAGATTGGCTGCACCGTCATCACCACGGTCGGTTCGGACGACAAGATCGAGAGGGCCAAGGCGCTCGGCGCCGATCAGGTCATCAACTACCGCACCGAGCGTTTCGAGGGCGTGGTGCGCAAGCTCACCAAGAAGAAGGGCGTCGACGTCGTCTTCGAACATGTCGGCAAGGACACCTGGGCAGGCTCGATGCTCTGCATGAAGCGCGGTGGGCGCCTCGTCACCTGCGGCTCGACCTCGGGTGTTTCCACTGAGATGAACCTGATGATGCTGTTCCAGCAACAGCTGAAGCTCTTCGGTTCCTTCGGCTGCCGCATGGAGAACATGGCGGATGCGATGCAGAAGATGGGCCGCGGGTTGGTCCATCCTGTCATCGATACCGAAGTCAGCTTCAGCGATATAGACCGGGCGTTGGAGCGGATGGAATCGCGCCAGATCTTCGGCAAGATCATCCTGAAGATGGATTGA
- a CDS encoding beta-ketoacyl-ACP synthase produces MTASAYRDHLGRPIVAVTGMGIITSLGQGLSDNWAALTSGTSGIHEINRFPTEGLSTRIAGTVDFIGIPVPNAVERSYAFARETTIEALANAGLSGDFNGPLFLAAPPIEPEWSARFELADRSPASDHPGDAYERFLTALRQRPDPAFHEAALFGAISERLADRFGTRGLPVTLSTACASGVTAIQLGIEAIRQGRTDRALTVATDGSLSAEALIRFSLLSALSTQNDPPTKASKPFSKDRDGFVIAEGAATLVLESLESAVARGAKVLGIMKGAGDKADSFHRTRSSPDGGPAIATIRAALADAGIDESGIGYINAHGTSTPENDKMEYGAMSAVFGDRLVGGIPVSSNKSMIGHTLTAAGAVEAVFSLQTMLTGTLPPTINYNNPDPSIVLDVVPNKKREAQVSAVLSNSFGFGGQNASLVMALEPA; encoded by the coding sequence ATGACAGCTTCAGCTTATAGAGATCACCTCGGCCGTCCGATCGTGGCTGTTACCGGCATGGGCATCATCACCTCGCTCGGCCAAGGCCTCAGCGACAACTGGGCAGCCCTTACCTCCGGAACGTCGGGCATCCACGAGATCAACCGCTTCCCGACCGAGGGCCTGTCGACGCGGATCGCCGGCACTGTCGATTTCATCGGCATTCCGGTGCCGAATGCCGTCGAGCGCTCCTATGCCTTCGCCCGCGAAACGACGATCGAAGCGCTTGCCAATGCCGGCCTGTCCGGCGATTTCAACGGCCCGCTCTTCCTCGCCGCCCCGCCGATCGAACCGGAATGGAGCGCGCGCTTCGAGCTTGCCGACCGTTCGCCGGCCTCCGACCATCCGGGTGACGCCTATGAGCGCTTCCTGACGGCGCTGCGCCAGCGTCCGGACCCGGCCTTCCATGAAGCAGCGCTGTTCGGCGCTATTTCCGAGCGCCTTGCTGACCGGTTCGGCACGCGCGGCTTGCCCGTGACGCTGTCGACGGCTTGTGCATCGGGTGTCACGGCGATCCAGCTCGGCATCGAGGCAATCCGCCAGGGCCGCACGGATCGCGCGCTGACGGTCGCGACCGACGGATCGCTGAGTGCCGAAGCGCTGATCCGCTTCTCGTTGCTGTCAGCCCTTTCGACGCAGAACGATCCGCCGACCAAGGCTTCCAAGCCATTCAGCAAGGATCGTGACGGCTTCGTCATCGCCGAGGGGGCGGCGACGCTGGTGCTGGAATCGCTGGAATCAGCGGTCGCCCGCGGCGCTAAGGTGCTCGGCATCATGAAGGGCGCCGGCGACAAGGCCGACAGCTTCCACCGCACCCGGTCGTCGCCCGATGGCGGCCCGGCAATCGCGACGATCCGCGCGGCCCTTGCCGATGCCGGCATCGACGAGAGCGGCATCGGCTACATCAATGCGCACGGCACCTCGACGCCGGAGAACGACAAGATGGAGTATGGCGCGATGTCGGCCGTGTTCGGCGATCGGCTCGTTGGCGGCATCCCGGTGTCGTCGAACAAGTCGATGATCGGCCATACGCTGACGGCGGCGGGCGCCGTCGAGGCGGTGTTCTCGCTGCAGACGATGTTGACCGGGACGCTGCCGCCGACCATCAACTACAACAATCCCGATCCGTCGATCGTTCTTGATGTCGTGCCGAACAAGAAGCGGGAGGCCCAGGTTTCGGCCGTGCTTTCCAACTCCTTCGGCTTCGGCGGGCAGAATGCCAGCCTTGTCATGGCGCTCGAACCGGCTTAA
- a CDS encoding beta-ketoacyl-ACP synthase: MSKAANDVVISGIGIVTCQGVGKDAHIALLSAASAPKAIVETEKFKPYPVHPLPEIDWSQQIAKRGDQRQMENWQRIGVFAAGLALDDAGFKDDIEACGTMDMIVAAGGGERDINVDTLIVDEALKRNDRELLLNEKLTTELRPTLFLAQLSNLLAGNISIVHKVTGSSRTFMGEEAAGISAVETAFYRIKSGESSHALVGGAFAAERPDMILLTEAIGAHARGDWVPLWSRRPSDGGGMITGSAGAFLVLESRKHARARGAHIYAVIDAVEGDRGNRNSGNLEVRLERLLAPAAGLATESTAIFSGSTGMHDLAARERAVLEHQLPDVAIRGFGGVTGHTIETQFTLGLALAALAVDGKAKVPPFDAAHEAPMRAGATAAVVTMVGHQRGEGVAVLSADA, encoded by the coding sequence ATGAGCAAGGCTGCAAACGACGTCGTCATCTCGGGCATCGGCATCGTCACCTGTCAGGGCGTCGGCAAGGATGCGCATATCGCGCTGCTTTCGGCCGCCAGTGCGCCGAAAGCGATCGTCGAGACCGAGAAGTTCAAGCCCTATCCGGTGCACCCACTGCCCGAGATCGACTGGTCGCAGCAGATCGCCAAGCGCGGCGATCAGCGCCAGATGGAGAACTGGCAGCGCATCGGCGTCTTCGCCGCTGGCCTTGCGCTCGACGATGCCGGTTTCAAGGACGATATCGAGGCCTGTGGCACGATGGACATGATCGTGGCGGCCGGCGGCGGCGAGCGCGATATCAATGTCGACACACTGATCGTCGATGAGGCGCTGAAGCGCAATGACCGCGAGTTGCTGCTCAACGAGAAGCTGACGACCGAGCTGAGGCCGACACTGTTCCTCGCCCAGCTTTCCAACCTGCTCGCTGGTAATATCTCGATCGTGCACAAGGTCACCGGCTCGTCGCGCACCTTCATGGGCGAGGAAGCGGCCGGCATATCCGCCGTCGAGACCGCCTTCTACCGCATCAAATCAGGCGAATCCTCGCATGCGCTTGTTGGAGGCGCCTTTGCGGCCGAACGGCCTGATATGATCCTGCTCACCGAAGCGATCGGCGCCCATGCGCGCGGCGACTGGGTGCCGCTCTGGTCGCGTAGACCCAGCGACGGTGGCGGCATGATCACCGGTTCGGCGGGCGCTTTCCTGGTGCTCGAATCGCGCAAGCATGCTAGAGCCCGCGGCGCCCATATCTATGCCGTCATCGACGCGGTCGAGGGCGATCGCGGCAACCGCAATTCCGGCAATCTCGAAGTCCGGCTGGAGCGGCTTTTGGCGCCGGCTGCCGGGCTTGCCACTGAAAGCACGGCGATCTTTTCCGGATCGACCGGCATGCACGATCTTGCCGCCCGCGAGCGGGCGGTGCTCGAACATCAATTGCCGGACGTTGCGATCCGCGGCTTCGGCGGCGTCACCGGCCATACGATCGAGACGCAGTTCACGCTGGGTCTGGCGCTTGCGGCCCTTGCCGTCGACGGCAAGGCAAAAGTTCCGCCCTTCGACGCCGCCCATGAGGCGCCGATGCGGGCAGGGGCCACGGCCGCCGTCGTGACCATGGTCGGACACCAGCGCGGCGAGGGCGTTGCCGTTCTTTCCGCAGATGCGTGA
- a CDS encoding 3-hydroxyacyl-ACP dehydratase FabZ family protein — translation MLLEYFQMIDRVEVVDLKKGTLKARSVVPAKSPVFEGHFPGMPLVPGVLLIETMAQASGMLVLAVTNFAAMPFLMTVDGAKMRTFVEPEAVLDIEAVLEHDGSGFAVTKAKITSGGKKVCDAQLKLRTMPFSEVPLGDIVKKRASEIGLLEAIAAQGVIG, via the coding sequence ATGCTGCTGGAATATTTCCAGATGATCGACCGCGTCGAAGTGGTCGACCTGAAGAAGGGCACGCTTAAGGCGCGATCCGTCGTGCCGGCGAAGAGCCCCGTCTTCGAGGGCCATTTTCCCGGCATGCCGCTCGTTCCCGGCGTGCTGCTGATCGAGACCATGGCCCAGGCCTCCGGCATGCTGGTGCTTGCCGTCACCAATTTTGCCGCCATGCCCTTCCTGATGACGGTCGACGGCGCCAAGATGCGCACCTTCGTCGAACCGGAAGCCGTGCTCGACATCGAGGCGGTGCTGGAGCATGACGGTTCGGGTTTCGCGGTCACCAAGGCTAAAATCACCAGCGGCGGCAAGAAGGTCTGCGATGCGCAGTTGAAGCTGCGCACCATGCCGTTTTCCGAGGTGCCGCTCGGCGATATCGTGAAGAAACGTGCCAGCGAGATCGGGCTTCTCGAAGCGATCGCGGCGCAGGGAGTGATTGGATGA
- a CDS encoding acyl carrier protein: MTATFDKVADIIAETSEIDRATITPESHTIDDLGIDSLDFLDIVFAIDKEFGIKIPLEKWTQEVNEGKVSTEEYFVLKNLCAKIDELKAAKA, encoded by the coding sequence GTGACCGCTACATTCGATAAAGTTGCCGACATTATTGCAGAAACCAGCGAGATCGATCGCGCGACGATCACGCCGGAGAGCCATACGATCGACGACCTCGGTATCGACAGCCTCGATTTCCTCGACATCGTCTTTGCGATCGACAAGGAATTCGGCATCAAGATCCCGCTCGAAAAGTGGACGCAGGAAGTCAACGAAGGCAAGGTTTCCACCGAAGAATATTTCGTGCTGAAGAACCTCTGTGCCAAGATCGACGAGCTCAAAGCCGCCAAGGCCTGA
- a CDS encoding Crp/Fnr family transcriptional regulator — protein MDVAHSGVLEVGIPVACRSCQARHGVVCGVLSSGQLKDLGRHSLRRRVDAGCEIIAQGSESSFYSNIMRGVVKLCKVMPDGRQQIVGLQFAPDFVGRPYVRESTLSAEAATDAEICVFPRNLLDRMISETPELQRSLHDQALKELDAAREWMLTLGRRTAEEKVASLLHLIATHAEPQTATSTAFDLPLSRAEIADFLGLTIETVSRQMTRLRKSGVIRIENFRHIVVPDMDALERMIGA, from the coding sequence ATGGACGTCGCACATAGTGGGGTTCTCGAGGTTGGCATCCCCGTCGCCTGCCGTTCCTGCCAGGCGCGGCACGGCGTCGTCTGCGGCGTACTGTCGAGCGGTCAGTTGAAGGACCTCGGCCGCCACTCGCTGCGCCGCAGGGTCGATGCTGGCTGCGAGATCATCGCACAAGGGTCGGAAAGCTCTTTCTATTCGAACATCATGCGCGGGGTCGTGAAGCTCTGTAAGGTGATGCCGGACGGGCGCCAGCAGATCGTCGGTCTGCAATTCGCTCCCGATTTCGTCGGCAGGCCTTACGTGCGCGAAAGCACGCTGTCGGCCGAGGCTGCGACCGATGCCGAAATCTGCGTCTTCCCGCGCAACCTGCTCGACCGCATGATATCGGAGACGCCGGAACTGCAGCGCAGCCTGCACGATCAGGCGCTGAAGGAGCTGGATGCAGCGCGCGAATGGATGCTGACGCTCGGCCGGCGCACCGCCGAGGAGAAGGTCGCAAGCCTGCTCCACCTCATCGCCACCCATGCCGAACCGCAAACGGCCACAAGCACCGCCTTCGACCTGCCGCTATCCCGCGCCGAGATCGCCGATTTCCTCGGGCTGACGATCGAAACCGTCAGCCGTCAGATGACCCGGCTGCGCAAGAGCGGCGTCATTCGCATCGAGAACTTCCGACATATTGTCGTTCCCGACATGGATGCGCTGGAACGGATGATCGGCGCATAA